The following proteins are encoded in a genomic region of Solea senegalensis isolate Sse05_10M linkage group LG5, IFAPA_SoseM_1, whole genome shotgun sequence:
- the LOC122769009 gene encoding creatine kinase U-type, mitochondrial: protein MAAALTPSVYARLRDKTTPNNWTLDQCIQTGVDNPGHPFIKTVGMVAGDEESYEVFAELFDPVIKDRHNGYDPRTMKHPTDLDASKITSGMFDEHYVLSSRVRTGRSIRGLSLPPACSRSERREVERVVVTALSGLKGDLAGRYYSLGEMSDMEQQQLINEHFLFDKPVSPLLTAAGMARDWPDARGIWHNNEKNFLIWINEEDHTRIISMEKGGNMKRVFERFCRGLKQVEHLIQERGWEFMWNERLGYILTCPSNLGTGLRAGVHIRLPLMSKDPRFKKILDNLRLQKRGTGGVDTAATGDTFDISNLDRLGRSEVELVQVLVDGVNYLIECEKRLERGQEIKIPSPISQFRK from the exons ATGGCCGCAGCCTTGACTCCATCTGTTTATGCAAGACTGAGGGACAAGACAACTCCAAACAACTGGACACTGGACCAGTGCATCCAGACTGGAGTGGACAACCCTGGACACCCCTTCATCAAGACTGTAGGAATGGTGGCTGGTGACGAGGAGAGCTATGAG GTGTTTGCTGAGCTTTTTGACCCTGTGATCAAGGACAGACACAATGGCTATGACCCTCGCACAATGAAGCACCCCACTGACCTGGATGCTTCCAAG ATCACTTCAGGAATGTTCGATGAGCATTATGTGCTGTCGTCTCGGGTCCGTACTGGCCGTAGCATCCGTGGGCTGAGTCTTCCCCCTGCGTGCTCGCGCTCTGAGCGCCGTGAAGTAGAGCGTGTGGTTGTGACAGCTTTATCCGGCCTGAAGGGAGACCTGGCCGGTCGCTACTACAGCCTGGGCGAGATGTCTGACATGGAGCAGCAACAGCTGATTAAT GAGCACTTCCTATTTGATAAACCAGTGTCACCGCTGCTTACGGCAGCTGGAATGGCCAGAGATTGGCCTGATGCTCGTGGCATCTG GCACAACAATGAAAAGAACTTCTTGATCTGGATCAATGAGGAGGATCACACAAGGATTATATCCATGGAGAAAGGCGGGAACATGAAGAGGGTGTTTGAAAGGTTCTGCAGAGGTTTAAAACAG GTGGAGCATCTTATTCAGGAGAGAGGTTGGGAGTTTATGTGGAATGAACGGCTGGGTTACATCCTCACCTGCCCCTCAAATCTCGGCACTGGGCTTAGGGCTGGTGTGCACATTCGCTTGCCCCTCATGAGCAAG GATCCTCGCTTCAAAAAGATCCTGGATAACCTGAGGCTACAGAAGAGAGGCACAGGAGGTGTTGACACAGCTGCGACCGGAGATACCTTTGATATCTCTAACCTTGACCGACTGGGAAGGTCAGAG GTGGAGCTGGTACAGGTATTGGTTGATGGGGTGAACTACCTGATTGAATGTGAGAAGAGGTTGGAAAGAGGGCAGGAAATCAAGATCCCATCTCCCATCTCCCAGTTCAGGAAATAA
- the LOC122769145 gene encoding corticotropin-releasing factor-binding protein-like isoform X2, with amino-acid sequence MQGKLPPHSRSRYSPHTLLQKTLNMSLPLRAQLLLFLISLSSKMGISRYIEDSESSEELDSLFGVDQKIKEDFIYRRPLRCLDMLATDGAFTFVASQPQLACAAFIIAEPTQVISVELSDVNIDCSAGDFIKMFDGWVLKGEKFPNSQDHQLPLHQRYTDYCSNPATGATSRSSQNVAMVFFRIHSPGSAFTLVVKKIHNPFPCNVMSQRPEGSFTMVLPHQRRNCSFSIIYPVEIKLTELSLGQAKSNELLPQRQVWSGCSGSGDYVELLGGNGIDTSKMFPVADLCFSLRGLAQMKVGCDNSVVRLVSSGNYINRVSFQYRLLGRNELPKNRENSLENFCSLE; translated from the exons ATGCAGGGAAAG CTGCCACCTCACAGTCGCAGCCGTTATTCCCCCCACACTCTGCTtcagaaaacactcaacatGTCTCTGCCTCTGCGTGCACAACTCCTTCTCTTTCTGATCTCCCTTTCTTCAAAGATGGGCATCAGTCGCTACATTGAG GACTCTGAATCTTCCGAAGAATTAGATTCTCTCTTTGGTGTGGAccagaaaataaaagaggatTTTATTTACCGCCGACCTCTGA GATGCTTGGACATGCTGGCCACTGATGGCGCCTTCACTTTTGTGGCATCTCAGCCACAGCTGGCCTGCGCTGCTTTTATCATCGCTGAGCCAACTCAGGTCATCAGTGTGGAGCTCTCTGACGTCAATATTGACTGCAGCGCTGGAGATTTCATCAAG ATGTTTGATGGATGGGTTCTGAAGGGAGAGAAGTTCCCCAACAGTCAGGACCATCAGCTTCCACTGCATCAGCGCTACACAGACTACTGTTCCAATCCAGCAACAGGAGCCACCAGCCGCTCCTCTCAGAACGTCGCCATGGTCTTCTTCCGCATTCACAGCCCTGGCAGTGCATTCACCCTTGTCGTCAAGAAGATACACAACCCCTTTC cctgtAACGTCATGTCTCAGAGACCAGAGGGCAGTTTCACCATGGTGTTGCCACACCAGCGCAGGAACTGCAGCTTCTCCATCATCTACCCGGTGGAAATCAAACTGACAGAACTCAGCCTGGGGCAGGCCAAAAGCAATGAGCTCCTCCCACAg AGGCAGGTGTGGTCGGGCTGTTCGGGGTCAGGTGACTATGTAGAGCTGCTGGGGGGCAATGGCATAGACACCTCCAAGATGTTCCCTGTAGCTGACCTGTGTTTCTCCCTCAGAGGACTCG CCCAGATGAAGGTTGGCTGTGATAATTCAGTGGTGAGGCTGGTGTCCAGTGGGAACTATATCAATCGTGTCTCCTTTCAGTACCGACTACTGGGACGCAATGAACTCCCCAAGAATCGAGAGAACAGTCTGGAGAACTTCTGCTCTCTGgaatga
- the LOC122769145 gene encoding corticotropin-releasing factor-binding protein-like isoform X1 yields the protein MRGCVMSCTPTSLFQDRGQHGVCTGCWDLLAGDGYSTLVTPRPQLACAAFIIANEPSEVITLELSDISIDRGTEDFIKLPPHSRSRYSPHTLLQKTLNMSLPLRAQLLLFLISLSSKMGISRYIEDSESSEELDSLFGVDQKIKEDFIYRRPLRCLDMLATDGAFTFVASQPQLACAAFIIAEPTQVISVELSDVNIDCSAGDFIKMFDGWVLKGEKFPNSQDHQLPLHQRYTDYCSNPATGATSRSSQNVAMVFFRIHSPGSAFTLVVKKIHNPFPCNVMSQRPEGSFTMVLPHQRRNCSFSIIYPVEIKLTELSLGQAKSNELLPQRQVWSGCSGSGDYVELLGGNGIDTSKMFPVADLCFSLRGLAQMKVGCDNSVVRLVSSGNYINRVSFQYRLLGRNELPKNRENSLENFCSLE from the exons GATGCTGGGACCTGCTGGCGGGTGATGGCTACTCCACTCTTGTGACACCTCGGCCACAGCTGGCCTGTGCTGCTTTTATCATCGCCAATGAGCCAAGTGAGGTCATCACTCTGGAGCTTTCTGACATCAGTATCGACCGTGGCACTGAAGATTTCATCAAG CTGCCACCTCACAGTCGCAGCCGTTATTCCCCCCACACTCTGCTtcagaaaacactcaacatGTCTCTGCCTCTGCGTGCACAACTCCTTCTCTTTCTGATCTCCCTTTCTTCAAAGATGGGCATCAGTCGCTACATTGAG GACTCTGAATCTTCCGAAGAATTAGATTCTCTCTTTGGTGTGGAccagaaaataaaagaggatTTTATTTACCGCCGACCTCTGA GATGCTTGGACATGCTGGCCACTGATGGCGCCTTCACTTTTGTGGCATCTCAGCCACAGCTGGCCTGCGCTGCTTTTATCATCGCTGAGCCAACTCAGGTCATCAGTGTGGAGCTCTCTGACGTCAATATTGACTGCAGCGCTGGAGATTTCATCAAG ATGTTTGATGGATGGGTTCTGAAGGGAGAGAAGTTCCCCAACAGTCAGGACCATCAGCTTCCACTGCATCAGCGCTACACAGACTACTGTTCCAATCCAGCAACAGGAGCCACCAGCCGCTCCTCTCAGAACGTCGCCATGGTCTTCTTCCGCATTCACAGCCCTGGCAGTGCATTCACCCTTGTCGTCAAGAAGATACACAACCCCTTTC cctgtAACGTCATGTCTCAGAGACCAGAGGGCAGTTTCACCATGGTGTTGCCACACCAGCGCAGGAACTGCAGCTTCTCCATCATCTACCCGGTGGAAATCAAACTGACAGAACTCAGCCTGGGGCAGGCCAAAAGCAATGAGCTCCTCCCACAg AGGCAGGTGTGGTCGGGCTGTTCGGGGTCAGGTGACTATGTAGAGCTGCTGGGGGGCAATGGCATAGACACCTCCAAGATGTTCCCTGTAGCTGACCTGTGTTTCTCCCTCAGAGGACTCG CCCAGATGAAGGTTGGCTGTGATAATTCAGTGGTGAGGCTGGTGTCCAGTGGGAACTATATCAATCGTGTCTCCTTTCAGTACCGACTACTGGGACGCAATGAACTCCCCAAGAATCGAGAGAACAGTCTGGAGAACTTCTGCTCTCTGgaatga
- the LOC122769145 gene encoding corticotropin-releasing factor-binding protein-like isoform X3, with translation MSLPLRAQLLLFLISLSSKMGISRYIEDSESSEELDSLFGVDQKIKEDFIYRRPLRCLDMLATDGAFTFVASQPQLACAAFIIAEPTQVISVELSDVNIDCSAGDFIKMFDGWVLKGEKFPNSQDHQLPLHQRYTDYCSNPATGATSRSSQNVAMVFFRIHSPGSAFTLVVKKIHNPFPCNVMSQRPEGSFTMVLPHQRRNCSFSIIYPVEIKLTELSLGQAKSNELLPQRQVWSGCSGSGDYVELLGGNGIDTSKMFPVADLCFSLRGLAQMKVGCDNSVVRLVSSGNYINRVSFQYRLLGRNELPKNRENSLENFCSLE, from the exons atGTCTCTGCCTCTGCGTGCACAACTCCTTCTCTTTCTGATCTCCCTTTCTTCAAAGATGGGCATCAGTCGCTACATTGAG GACTCTGAATCTTCCGAAGAATTAGATTCTCTCTTTGGTGTGGAccagaaaataaaagaggatTTTATTTACCGCCGACCTCTGA GATGCTTGGACATGCTGGCCACTGATGGCGCCTTCACTTTTGTGGCATCTCAGCCACAGCTGGCCTGCGCTGCTTTTATCATCGCTGAGCCAACTCAGGTCATCAGTGTGGAGCTCTCTGACGTCAATATTGACTGCAGCGCTGGAGATTTCATCAAG ATGTTTGATGGATGGGTTCTGAAGGGAGAGAAGTTCCCCAACAGTCAGGACCATCAGCTTCCACTGCATCAGCGCTACACAGACTACTGTTCCAATCCAGCAACAGGAGCCACCAGCCGCTCCTCTCAGAACGTCGCCATGGTCTTCTTCCGCATTCACAGCCCTGGCAGTGCATTCACCCTTGTCGTCAAGAAGATACACAACCCCTTTC cctgtAACGTCATGTCTCAGAGACCAGAGGGCAGTTTCACCATGGTGTTGCCACACCAGCGCAGGAACTGCAGCTTCTCCATCATCTACCCGGTGGAAATCAAACTGACAGAACTCAGCCTGGGGCAGGCCAAAAGCAATGAGCTCCTCCCACAg AGGCAGGTGTGGTCGGGCTGTTCGGGGTCAGGTGACTATGTAGAGCTGCTGGGGGGCAATGGCATAGACACCTCCAAGATGTTCCCTGTAGCTGACCTGTGTTTCTCCCTCAGAGGACTCG CCCAGATGAAGGTTGGCTGTGATAATTCAGTGGTGAGGCTGGTGTCCAGTGGGAACTATATCAATCGTGTCTCCTTTCAGTACCGACTACTGGGACGCAATGAACTCCCCAAGAATCGAGAGAACAGTCTGGAGAACTTCTGCTCTCTGgaatga